A single region of the Ziziphus jujuba cultivar Dongzao chromosome 10, ASM3175591v1 genome encodes:
- the LOC107412608 gene encoding uncharacterized protein LOC107412608 isoform X2 — protein sequence MARAVGVLRVVGVMAMPSSIPLKPHISFFHNRTSLFLRPLSAVSASVASSTELLTPNSIESFNISLQPYLSCCMPHKRFRVAVLVSGGVDSSVALRLLRAAGHSCTAFYLKIWFQEDFENFWSECPWEEDLKYAKAVCSQVDVPLEVVHLTDEYWENVVSYIIDEYRCGRTPNPDVLCNTRIKFGAFMDAISKMDFDYVASGHYANVIHSSRSQTDNITVLELSNDMVKDQTYFLSHLSQAQLKRLIFPLGCVSKEEVRKLATKFDLPNKDRKDSQGICFLGKIGEKEGIILEAETGDLLGKHRGFWFYTIGQRQGLRLPGGPWYVVEKDVRNNVVFVSRNYFSFDKRRRLFRVGSLKWLSGLPPNHISQLRCKVRHGPGFYNCSLTMESGKDSHEDVAVVHLSEDDQGLAAGQFAAFYQGKTCLGSGIILESWDDQGFPVCAKALEIARMEDKSLLGKPVKIKVKPEKTHFMEANQKGVIELNRGQSSRSASAAIKQRSQASQGEVISRFPMKLLQKFRQKWLWFF from the exons ATGGCGAGAGCAGTGGGAGTGCTGAGAGTTGTGGGAGTGATGGCGATGCCTTCTTCTATCCCTCTTAAACCCCATATTTCTTTCTTCCACAACCGAACTTCTTTGTTCCTCAGACCCCTCTCTGCTGTCTCTGCCTCTGTCGCCTCTTCCACTGAGCTTCTAACGCCGAATTCAATAGAGAGCTTCAATATCAGCCTTCAACCTTACTTGTCCTGTTGCATGCCCCATAAACGCTTCAGGGTCGCTGTGTTGGTCAGTGGTGGAGTCGATAGTAGCGTTGCTCTTCGCCTTCTTCGCGCAGCTGGACACTCCTGCACCGCTTTCTATCTCAAAATTTGGTTCCAA GAAGATTTTGAGAATTTTTGGTCAGAATGCCCCTGGGAAGAAGATTTGAAGTATGCCAAAGCTGTTTGTAGTCAG GTTGATGTTCCATTAGAAGTTGTGCATTTGACGGATGAATACTGGGAGAATGTG GTGTCTTACATTATTGATGAATATCGATGTGGCCGTACTCCTAACCCTGATGTTCTTTGCAATACAAGAATAAAATTTG GTGCATTCATGGATGCAATCAGCAAGATGGACTTCGACTATGTGGCTTCTGGACATTATGCAAATGTTATCCATTCAAGTAGAAGTCAGACAGACAATATTACTGTTTTAGAACTATCAAATGATATG GTGAAGGATCAGACATACTTCCTTTCACATCTTTCTCAGGCCCAGCTTAAGCGACTAATCTTCCCACTTGGCTGTGTCTCAAAG GAAGAAGTTCGCAAACTTGCCACCAAGTTCGATTTGCCTAACAAAGATAGAAAGGATTCGCAAGGAATATGTTTTCTTGGGAAG ATAGGGGAGAAGGAAGGTATCATTTTAGAAGCTGAAACGGGAGATTTACTTGGAAAGCATAGGGGGTTTTGGTTCTATACAATAGGTCAACGTCAAGGTCTACGCCTCCCAGGAGGACCCTG GTATGTTGTTGAGAAAGATGTTAGAAACAATGTAGTTTTTGTCTCAAGAAATTACTTTTCATTTGACAAAAGAAGGCGGCTTTTTCGTGTTGGTTCCTTGAAATGGCTTAGTGGGTTGCCCCCAAATCACATCTCTCAGCTACGGTGCAAG GTGAGACATGGCCCTGGTTTTTATAATTGTAGCTTAACAATGGAATCTGGTAAAGATAGCCATGAAGATGTTGCAGTTGTCCACTTATCTGAAGATGACCAGGGCCTGGCAGCTGGTCAGTTTGCTGCCTTCTACCAGGGAAAAACTTGCTTGGGCTCAGGCATTATTTTGGAATCTTGGGATGATCAAGGGTTTCCTGTATGTGCAAAAGCTCTTGAAATTGCAAGAATGGAAGATAAATCACTACTTGGAAAACCAGTTAAGATAAAAGTGAAACCAGAGAAGACTCATTTTATGGAAGCCAATCAGAAAGGTGTTATTGAACTTAATAGAGGACAGAGTTCCCGAAGCGCCTCTGCTGCCATCAAACAACGCAGCCAAGCATCTCAAGGAGAAGTAATTTCCAGATTTCCCATGAAGTTGCTGCAAAAGTTTCGACAGAAGTGGTTatggtttttctaa
- the LOC107412608 gene encoding uncharacterized protein LOC107412608 isoform X1 — MARAVGVLRVVGVMAMPSSIPLKPHISFFHNRTSLFLRPLSAVSASVASSTELLTPNSIESFNISLQPYLSCCMPHKRFRVAVLVSGGVDSSVALRLLRAAGHSCTAFYLKIWFQEDFENFWSECPWEEDLKYAKAVCSQVDVPLEVVHLTDEYWENVVSYIIDEYRCGRTPNPDVLCNTRIKFGAFMDAISKMDFDYVASGHYANVIHSSRSQTDNITVLELSNDMVKDQTYFLSHLSQAQLKRLIFPLGCVSKEEVRKLATKFDLPNKDRKDSQGICFLGKIKFSEFVARQIGEKEGIILEAETGDLLGKHRGFWFYTIGQRQGLRLPGGPWYVVEKDVRNNVVFVSRNYFSFDKRRRLFRVGSLKWLSGLPPNHISQLRCKVRHGPGFYNCSLTMESGKDSHEDVAVVHLSEDDQGLAAGQFAAFYQGKTCLGSGIILESWDDQGFPVCAKALEIARMEDKSLLGKPVKIKVKPEKTHFMEANQKGVIELNRGQSSRSASAAIKQRSQASQGEVISRFPMKLLQKFRQKWLWFF; from the exons ATGGCGAGAGCAGTGGGAGTGCTGAGAGTTGTGGGAGTGATGGCGATGCCTTCTTCTATCCCTCTTAAACCCCATATTTCTTTCTTCCACAACCGAACTTCTTTGTTCCTCAGACCCCTCTCTGCTGTCTCTGCCTCTGTCGCCTCTTCCACTGAGCTTCTAACGCCGAATTCAATAGAGAGCTTCAATATCAGCCTTCAACCTTACTTGTCCTGTTGCATGCCCCATAAACGCTTCAGGGTCGCTGTGTTGGTCAGTGGTGGAGTCGATAGTAGCGTTGCTCTTCGCCTTCTTCGCGCAGCTGGACACTCCTGCACCGCTTTCTATCTCAAAATTTGGTTCCAA GAAGATTTTGAGAATTTTTGGTCAGAATGCCCCTGGGAAGAAGATTTGAAGTATGCCAAAGCTGTTTGTAGTCAG GTTGATGTTCCATTAGAAGTTGTGCATTTGACGGATGAATACTGGGAGAATGTG GTGTCTTACATTATTGATGAATATCGATGTGGCCGTACTCCTAACCCTGATGTTCTTTGCAATACAAGAATAAAATTTG GTGCATTCATGGATGCAATCAGCAAGATGGACTTCGACTATGTGGCTTCTGGACATTATGCAAATGTTATCCATTCAAGTAGAAGTCAGACAGACAATATTACTGTTTTAGAACTATCAAATGATATG GTGAAGGATCAGACATACTTCCTTTCACATCTTTCTCAGGCCCAGCTTAAGCGACTAATCTTCCCACTTGGCTGTGTCTCAAAG GAAGAAGTTCGCAAACTTGCCACCAAGTTCGATTTGCCTAACAAAGATAGAAAGGATTCGCAAGGAATATGTTTTCTTGGGAAG ATAAAGTTCAGTGAATTTGTTGCAAGACAGATAGGGGAGAAGGAAGGTATCATTTTAGAAGCTGAAACGGGAGATTTACTTGGAAAGCATAGGGGGTTTTGGTTCTATACAATAGGTCAACGTCAAGGTCTACGCCTCCCAGGAGGACCCTG GTATGTTGTTGAGAAAGATGTTAGAAACAATGTAGTTTTTGTCTCAAGAAATTACTTTTCATTTGACAAAAGAAGGCGGCTTTTTCGTGTTGGTTCCTTGAAATGGCTTAGTGGGTTGCCCCCAAATCACATCTCTCAGCTACGGTGCAAG GTGAGACATGGCCCTGGTTTTTATAATTGTAGCTTAACAATGGAATCTGGTAAAGATAGCCATGAAGATGTTGCAGTTGTCCACTTATCTGAAGATGACCAGGGCCTGGCAGCTGGTCAGTTTGCTGCCTTCTACCAGGGAAAAACTTGCTTGGGCTCAGGCATTATTTTGGAATCTTGGGATGATCAAGGGTTTCCTGTATGTGCAAAAGCTCTTGAAATTGCAAGAATGGAAGATAAATCACTACTTGGAAAACCAGTTAAGATAAAAGTGAAACCAGAGAAGACTCATTTTATGGAAGCCAATCAGAAAGGTGTTATTGAACTTAATAGAGGACAGAGTTCCCGAAGCGCCTCTGCTGCCATCAAACAACGCAGCCAAGCATCTCAAGGAGAAGTAATTTCCAGATTTCCCATGAAGTTGCTGCAAAAGTTTCGACAGAAGTGGTTatggtttttctaa
- the LOC107412616 gene encoding nucleolar GTP-binding protein 1: MVQYNFKKITVVPNGKDFIDIILSRTQRQTPTVVHKGYAISRLRQFYMRKVKYTQQNFHEKLSTIIDEFPRLDDIHPFYSDLLHVLYNKDHYKLALGQINTARNLISKISKDYVKLLKYGDSLYRCKCLKVAALGRMCTVIKRIGPSLAYLEQIRQHMARLPSIDPNTRTILICGYPNVGKSSFINKITRADVDVQPYAFTTKSLFVGHTDYKYLRYQVIDTPGILDRPFEDRNIIEMCSITALAHLRAAVLFFLDVSGSCGYSIAQQAALFHSIKSLFMNKPLTIVCNKIDLQPLESIPEEDMKLVMEMKAEAMKTVIGQGGEPTNDEDVLLSMSTLTEDGVIAVKNAACERLLNQRVELKMKSKKINDCLNRFHVAIPKTRDQKERPPCIPQAVLEAKAKQAAEKVNRKTEKDLEEENGGAGVYSASLKKNYILANDEWKEDIMPEILDGHNVYDFVDVDILQRLEELEQEEGLRQAEEDDDDFEMDGKELTPEELRALAEIRKKKTLLIQQHRIKKSTAESRPTVPRKFDKDKEFTTKRMGRQLSALGLDPSLAINRARSKSRGRKRERSLDRGDTDGDVMDMDVDTPNKKQRLRSLSRSRSRSRSRPPTEVVPGEGFKDVAQKGKALKLAKKSVKKRNKDARRGEADRVIPTLKPKHLFSGKRSTGKTDRR, translated from the coding sequence atggtgcagtataatttTAAGAAGATTACTGTGGTTCCAAATGGGAAGGACTTCATTGACATCATCCTTTCTCGCACTCAAAGGCAGACTCCGACTGTTGTTCATAAGGGGTATGCCATTTCCCGTCTTCGTCAGTTTTATATGCGGAAAGTGAAGTATACCCAACAGAACTTTCATGAAAAGCTTTCCACAATCATTGATGAGTTCCCTAGACTGGATGATATCCATCCATTTTATAGTGATCTTCTTCATGTTCTCTACAACAAAGACCATTACAAGCTTGCACTTGGGCAAATCAACACCGCAAGGAACCTTATTAGTAAGATTTCTAAAGATTATGTCAAATTGTTGAAGTATGGGGATTCGCTTTACAGATGCAAATGCCTGAAGGTTGCCGCTCTTGGCCGCATGTGTACTGTGATAAAAAGGATTGGCCCTAGTTTGGCTTACTTAGAGCAAATTAGACAACATATGGCAAGGCTACCTTCAATTGACCCCAACACCCGAACCATTTTGATTTGTGGGTATCCTAATGTTGGCAAGAGCTCATTCATTAACAAGATTACTAGAGCAGATGTGGATGTCCAACCTTATGCTTTTACCACAAAGTCACTCTTTGTGGGTCATACAGACTATAAATACCTGAGGTATCAAGTTATTGATACACCAGGTATTTTGGATCGTCCTTTTGAAGACCGCAACATAATTGAGATGTGCAGTATCACAGCTCTGGCACATTTGAGAGCTGCTGTATTGTTCTTCTTGGACGTCTCGGGGTCTTGTGGCTATAGCATTGCCCAACAGGCAGCACTTTTTCACAGTATCAAGTCATTGTTCATGAACAAACCCTTGACTATAGTCTGCAATAAAATTGATTTGCAGCCTCTGGAGAGCATTCCTGAGGAAGACATGAAGTTGGTCATGGAGATGAAAGCTGAAGCCATGAAGACTGTGATTGGTCAAGGAGGTGAGCCTACAAATGACGAAGATGTTCTGTTGAGTATGAGCACTTTGACTGAGGATGGGGTGATTGCCGTAAAAAATGCAGCTTGTGAGAGGTTATTGAATCAGAGGGTGGAATTGAAGAtgaaatccaaaaaaattaatgactGCCTGAACAGGTTTCATGTAGCAATACCAAAGACACGTGACCAGAAGGAAAGGCCACCTTGTATACCTCAGGCTGTTTTGGAAGCCAAGGCAAAGCAAGCAGCAGAGAAGGTAAATAGGAAAACGGAAAAGGATTTGGAAGAGGAAAATGGAGGCGCAGGTGTGTATTCTGCCAGTTTGAAGAAGAACTACATCTTAGCCAATGATGAATGGAAGGAAGATATAATGCCGGAAATTCTTGATGGACACAACGTATATGATTTTGTTGATGTTGATATATTACAAAGGCTTGAAGAGCTGGAACAAGAAGAAGGACTACGACAGgcagaggaagatgatgatgattttgagaTGGATGGGAAGGAACTGACTCCAGAAGAGCTAAGGGCATTGGCTGAGATcaggaaaaagaaaaccttGCTCATTCAACAGCATAGGATCAAGAAAAGCACAGCAGAAAGTAGGCCAACTGTACCAAGGAAATTTGACAAGGACAAGGAATTCACAACAAAGAGAATGGGGAGACAGCTATCAGCTTTGGGGCTCGATCCAAGTTTGGCGATTAACCGAGCCCGGAGCAAGTCCAGAGGCCGGAAGAGGGAGAGGTCGCTTGACAGGGGAGATACTGATGGTGATGTTATGGATATGGATGTGGACACACCCAACAAGAAGCAGCGCCTGAGGTCTTTGTCCAGATCAAGGTCAAGGTCAAGGTCAAGGCCACCAACTGAAGTTGTTCCTGGTGAGGGCTTCAAGGATGTTGCACAAAAGGGCAAGGCACTGAAACTTGCAAAGAAATCCGTCAAGAAGAGGAACAAAGATGCTCGTCGTGGAGAGGCAGATAGGGTAATTCCAACTTTGAAACCAAAGCACTTGTTCTCTGGAAAACGCTCAACTGGAAAAACTGATAGGCGCTGA